In Triticum urartu cultivar G1812 unplaced genomic scaffold, Tu2.1 TuUngrouped_contig_4498, whole genome shotgun sequence, one DNA window encodes the following:
- the LOC125527913 gene encoding protein FAR1-RELATED SEQUENCE 5-like, whose amino-acid sequence MPHRLYHRRSRRNIASTSPPSTQQRPRTPLQGSSAILLCSLLKHPGQGPQKLGVMSTENCAAGAGGDDDESYIMGRISAVNGVSMEGMINAGDVQQDMDDADDDAISSQPLVPYVGMTFDSVDDARQFYNAYAFRHGFGIRTSVSKNSQAKGPTKLISRTFTCVHARPDGSKSESDSTTDSIATESSNNSKRPRLWMNMADTRKMNRLQQKVSYRSHRKIPREDLQMIRTLHERNLSTSDCMGILGDCHGGDQRRLGYVKRDVSNARSEMRQTMAFQDMAMTIEYFERRQAESPQFFYATQVNKETNALEALFWVDGRTRALYPKYKDCVFFDTTFCTNKYNIPFAPIVGINNHLQTIVLGCALLPNEQIETFKWVFRQWLLVMNEYPTNLMTDQCRAMETAISDVFPHTVHRCCKWHVQRKAREKLGRMLTRDSIFEKSFYECINESETVDEFEETWQHMLHCFEYTENRHLQNMWECHQTWAPAYFKNDFFPFTSTTGRSEGLNSYFKTLVHPQNSVFTFVRQYELLQETMLDRGDNAAFTGETTTSPLWGKYKIERQAINFYTRSVFGKFQEQVAALTAYIINQVPNLEQEGIMFELYSNLYDNPKLYHVHAVIEEGLYSCSFHYFEMNGVLCSHIIRVMIQINVQEIPSRYMLERWSEAATTNMDTSGRFLEFGLPETNTLKYNSLCRDLNALAAEACSVDPAYNFLTDVIKQLWPIVASMKKDQMSMEEVVQQQQPPQASASNAATGENQQSSAPLQNPARVPKQGRPTERAKRKKYIVGAARR is encoded by the exons ATGCCGCACCGGCTCTACCACCGCCGCAGCCGACGCAACATCGCCTCTACCTCGCCGCCGTCGACGCAGCAACGCCCCCGCACACCGCTGCAAGGGAGCTCTGCAATCCTCCTGTGTTCTCTGCTGAAGCATCCCGGGCAAGGTCCTCAGAAGCTTGG GGTGATGTCAACTGAAAACTGT GCTGCTGGTGCTGGAGGTGATGATGATGAGAGCTACATCATGGGGCGAATTTCTGCTGTGAATGGAGTTAGTATGGAAGGGATGATTAATGCTGGTGATGTCCAACAAGATATGGATGATGCAGATGATGATGCAATATCATCGCAACCACTTGTTCCATATGTGGGCATGACCTTTGATTCTGTTGATGACGCAAGGCAATTCTACAACGCATATGCTTTCAGGCATGGGTTTGGAATCAGAACATCTGTTTCAAAAAACAGCCAGGCCAAAGGACCCACAAAGCTAATTAGCAGGACTTTCACGTGTGTTCATGCACGACCTGATGGAAGCAAAAGTGAATCTGATAGCACTACAGATAGTATTGCAACAGAGTCAAGCAACAATAGCAAACGCCCCAGACTTTGGATGAACATGGCAGACACAAGAAAAATGAATAGGTTGCAAC AGAAGGTTAGTTACCGGTCTCATCGAAAGATCCCACGAGAAGACCTCCAAATGATAAGGACGTTGCATGAACGCAACTTGTCAACCTCAGATTGCATGGGAATCCTAGGAGATTGTCATGGAGGTGATCAGAGGCGCCTTGGTTATGTCAAAAGGGATGTTTCAAATGCACGGTCTGAGATGCGGCAAACCATGGCGTTTCAGGACATGGCCATGACAATTGAATACTTTGAGAGGCGGCAAGCTGAAAGCCCACAGTTCTTCTATGCAACACAAGTGAATAAGGAGACAAATGCGCTAGAAGCATTGTTTTGGGTGGACGGAAGGACAAGAGCACTATACCCAAAGTACAAGGACTGTGTCTTTTTTGATACAACCTTTTGCACAAACAAATACAACATACCTTTTGCTCCGATCGTTGGCATCAACAACCATCTTCAGACTATTGTCCTAGGCTGTGCATTGCTTCCAAATGAGCAAATTGAAACCTTCAAGTGGGTCTTTCGGCAATGGTTACTTGTGATGAACGAGTACCCAACAAACCTTATGACCGACCAGTGCAGAGCAATGGAAACTGCAATTTCTGATGTGTTCCCTCACACAGTCCATAGGTGTTGCAAGTGGCATGTACAACGGAAGGCGCGTGAGAAACTTGGGAGGATGCTTACAAGGGATTCAATTTTTGAGAAATCTTTCTACGAATGCATCAATGAATCCGAGACAGTGGATGAATTTGAAGAAACATGGCAGCACATGCTGCATTGCTTCGAGTACACAGAGAATAGGCACTTACAAAACATGTGGGAATGCCATCAGACATGGGCTCCTGCGTACTTCAAGAATGATTTCTTCCCTTTCACAAGCACAACCGGGCGATCAGAAGGGCTGAATTCTTATTTCAAGACGTTAGTGCATCCACAAAACTCGGTTTTTACATTTGTAAGGCAGTATGAACTACTACAAGAAACAATGCTAGACCGTGGAGATAATGCCGCTTTCACCGGAGAAACGACAACATCACCACTATGGGGAAAATACAAGATAGAGCGTCAAGCTATTAACTTCTACACACGTAGCGTCTTTGGCAAGTTCCAAGAGCAAGTGGCAGCATTGACAGCTTATATAATCAACCAAGTGCCGAATCTTGAGCAGGAAGGTATCATGTTTGAGCTTTACTCAAACTTGTATGATAATCCAAAGTTGTACCATGTGCATGCTGTGATAGAGGAGGGGCTGTACTCATGTAGCTTCCATTACTTTGAGATGAATGGTGTGCTTTGCTCACACATCATAAGGGTGATGATACAAATTAATGTGCAAGAAATTCCAAGTAGATACATGCTGGAAAGGTGGTCCGAAGCAGCTACGACAAACATGGACACCTCTGGGAGGTTCCTTGAGTTTGGACTACCAGAAACAAACACTCTCAAGTACAACTCACTATGCAGAGATCTGAATGCATTGGCAGCAGAAGCATGCTCCGTTGATCCAGCTTACAACTTCCTGACAGATGTAATAAAGCAGCTCTGGCCCATAGTTGCTTCGATGAAAAAAGATCAAATGTCCATGGAAGAGGTGGTGCAGCAGCAGCAACCCCCTCAAGCAAGTGCATCTAATGCTGCAACTGGAGAAAACCAACAATCATCAGCACCACTGCAAAATCCTGCTCGTGTGCCGAAGCAAGGTCGGCCAACAGAGCgggcaaaaagaaaaaaatacatTGTTGGAGCAGCGAGAAGATGA